CCCCCAATTGCGAGGGAAGGGTGACAGTTCAAGAGGTTGCGGACCATATTACGCCCAGAACGGCTTTAATTTCTCTTTCATGGGCAAATGGATTGACGGGGGTGGTAAACCCTGTGCATGAAATTGGGGCTTTATGCCAGCAAAGGGGGATTAAATTTCATCTGGATGCCACGCATGTGGTAGGAAAGTTGTTTTTTAATTTAGAAGAGGTGCAAGCCGATTTTATTACTTTCAATGGCGATCGCTTTCATGCTCCTAAGGGAACGGGAGGGTTGTACATAAAGGCTGGGGTAAAATGCAGCCCCTTTATTTTAGGGGGCCTTGAGCAAGCTGGACTGCGGGCTGGCAATTTAAATGTTCCCGGATTAGTTGCCCTTGCAGAAGCGGCAAAAGAAGCGATTGAAACAAGAGATCTTATGTGTACAGAGATCGCGCGTCTGCGCTGTAAGCTGGAAGCAGGAATTAAAGAAGGTTATCCCGAAGCCGTACTTTTTTTTGAGGAACAAGAAAGGCTTCCCCATACCACTACCCTGGCTTTCCCAGGGATCTCTAACGAAGCTTTACTTTATGCTTTAAATCGACAGCTTGTTTTTGCAAGCATCGGGGGGGGCTCTTTCCAGCAAATTGGTTTGGTTTTAGCTGCTTCAGGAATTGATCCCCTCTTAGCGCATACAGCTCTGAG
The Parachlamydia sp. AcF125 genome window above contains:
- a CDS encoding cysteine desulfurase family protein; protein product: MPGGIYLDNNLVTRPSQKAVSEMLPFLTDRWGTPSAPHRMGQELFPAMTESYKALYTLMGAKEVDDIIFTSSGEEAVNHVFMSAFHDIVLPTGKNQLICASQDEAPALMSISRLEQHGCVGKLVSPNCEGRVTVQEVADHITPRTALISLSWANGLTGVVNPVHEIGALCQQRGIKFHLDATHVVGKLFFNLEEVQADFITFNGDRFHAPKGTGGLYIKAGVKCSPFILGGLEQAGLRAGNLNVPGLVALAEAAKEAIETRDLMCTEIARLRCKLEAGIKEGYPEAVLFFEEQERLPHTTTLAFPGISNEALLYALNRQLVFASIGGGSFQQIGLVLAASGIDPLLAHTALSFSLSRETTEDEIDRATWIITETAKYLRRASQKILK